In Vibrio alginolyticus NBRC 15630 = ATCC 17749, one genomic interval encodes:
- the nirD gene encoding nitrite reductase small subunit NirD — protein sequence MAALTKVKLCQLDDLMPFIGATVLIEGEHVALFYIPDSGVYAVQDWDPIGKAYVMSRGIVGDIDGEMCVASPLYKQHFSLKSGQCLEDEAHCLKTWQVTVDDNQVCYLVEE from the coding sequence ATGGCAGCTTTAACCAAAGTGAAATTGTGTCAGCTTGATGACCTAATGCCGTTCATCGGTGCCACGGTGTTGATTGAAGGCGAGCATGTCGCGCTATTCTACATTCCTGATAGCGGTGTTTACGCCGTTCAAGATTGGGACCCAATTGGTAAGGCTTATGTGATGAGTCGAGGGATTGTCGGTGATATTGATGGTGAGATGTGTGTTGCATCACCACTGTACAAACAGCATTTCAGTTTAAAGAGCGGGCAGTGTTTGGAAGACGAAGCGCACTGTCTAAAAACGTGGCAAGTAACGGTTGACGATAATCAGGTTTGTTATTTAGTCGAAGAATGA
- a CDS encoding TetR/AcrR family transcriptional regulator, whose amino-acid sequence MARKANFDRDEKLLVAMDVFWRKGFANTSISDLTDELNINRFSLYNTYGDKQQLYYEALDTYLKKVSLPSLNDLEKDDASLPELESFLKSFAELQRKRNCGCFIQNALIEHAGEDDDVLRKGHFLFDHLIDIIADALTNAQKETLVPKTLKPEELARFVLNNMQGMRVLGKAKRYADLDTALSCLLVLIRK is encoded by the coding sequence ATGGCAAGAAAAGCCAACTTCGACCGAGATGAAAAGCTTCTCGTGGCTATGGATGTGTTTTGGCGCAAGGGCTTTGCGAACACGTCGATCTCGGATCTCACCGACGAGTTAAACATCAACCGCTTCAGTCTTTACAACACCTATGGTGACAAGCAACAGCTCTACTACGAAGCGCTCGATACTTACTTAAAAAAGGTCTCGCTACCGTCACTGAATGATTTGGAAAAAGACGATGCGTCTTTACCTGAGTTGGAATCGTTCCTTAAATCTTTTGCTGAGCTGCAACGCAAACGCAACTGTGGGTGTTTTATCCAAAATGCGTTGATTGAGCACGCTGGTGAAGACGATGATGTACTGCGTAAAGGGCATTTTTTGTTTGACCATCTTATCGACATCATTGCGGATGCGCTGACCAATGCACAAAAAGAAACCTTAGTGCCGAAAACGCTGAAACCAGAAGAGCTTGCTCGTTTTGTTCTCAACAACATGCAAGGCATGCGCGTGCTTGGCAAAGCCAAACGTTATGCCGACTTGGATACCGCGCTTTCCTGCTTACTGGTTTTGATTAGGAAATAA
- a CDS encoding Hpt domain-containing protein, with protein sequence MINFDVLNTYMDNDVDLIVTVFSTYLEDHTSDIERIDELYASRCWSELYLLAHSLKGILESFGEDTAVIAFQRIEEKTRNDTAPDSSDIAIVTKELAAINQQIFAYLKNMQ encoded by the coding sequence ATGATTAATTTTGATGTTCTCAATACATACATGGATAACGACGTAGATCTCATCGTCACTGTTTTTTCTACATACCTTGAAGATCACACGAGTGATATAGAGCGTATAGATGAGCTATATGCAAGCAGATGTTGGTCAGAACTCTATCTATTAGCTCATAGTTTAAAGGGCATTCTAGAGAGTTTCGGAGAAGACACCGCGGTCATTGCGTTTCAAAGAATAGAAGAAAAAACCAGAAACGATACAGCGCCAGATAGCTCAGATATAGCTATAGTTACTAAAGAGCTAGCTGCAATTAATCAACAAATCTTCGCTTACTTGAAGAATATGCAATAA
- a CDS encoding SpoIIE family protein phosphatase — translation MKPILLVDDSKTVLLYISSALEKQGYEVVAVEDGRAALEVLTHRPDIQFVLSDLMMPGINGIELCRQLKSKVSERYIFFVLLSSRNDQSSIVKGIDAGADDFVDKKTSVEELQARIRAGFRTLELHNKLVERNKELDAAYQTIHQDLQSASHLMEQLLPAESTIQNIQFSYVYKPCSQIGGDMLGYLELDEQHVAFYVFDVSGHGISSALMAFSIQQTLSQSQGPDSITMELRDDGYCVSEPASVIERLNRRYQQTRNSQLYFTMAYAILNTKSGRLSYCTAGHPRILVWRASTKTMEQIGDDNFIVGAMQPMEYIGNQISLDEGDALWLYSDGLIEARQGEEMFSLQRLASSIKAVCTLTVEDQVGDVFKKVQSWHSEDEFDDDASLLQVKWHGERLDLRKRMSKSEFKRTYGSSLTHSRSASKDVVRFLMGHQIPLNAIQSLELCVVELMNNAYIHSYSEIEGLPIEVECRVGDDQVSGFVELRVSDCGAPINEKTFIQHKNKQIEAPNLMDDDSWSSSGRGLMLVAQLSDLFKLEKGFENNTFVVVKRNRERN, via the coding sequence ATGAAACCCATTCTTTTGGTCGATGATAGTAAAACAGTACTGCTTTACATCAGCAGTGCATTGGAAAAGCAGGGCTATGAAGTGGTTGCAGTTGAAGACGGAAGAGCGGCGCTTGAGGTGCTAACCCACCGCCCTGATATTCAGTTTGTGCTGAGTGATTTAATGATGCCTGGAATTAATGGTATTGAATTGTGTCGCCAATTAAAATCTAAAGTTAGCGAACGTTACATTTTCTTTGTTCTACTGTCTTCTAGAAATGACCAAAGTTCGATCGTGAAAGGCATTGATGCTGGCGCAGATGATTTCGTAGATAAGAAGACGTCTGTAGAGGAACTTCAGGCCAGAATCCGTGCGGGGTTTCGTACTTTAGAACTGCACAACAAACTCGTTGAGAGAAATAAAGAGCTAGATGCGGCCTATCAAACAATTCACCAAGACCTACAGTCTGCTAGTCATCTGATGGAGCAACTACTCCCTGCTGAATCAACTATCCAAAATATACAGTTTAGTTATGTCTACAAACCATGCTCCCAGATTGGTGGTGATATGTTGGGGTATTTGGAGCTCGATGAACAACATGTTGCGTTTTATGTATTTGATGTTTCTGGTCATGGTATTTCTTCAGCTTTGATGGCTTTTTCTATTCAACAGACGCTATCTCAAAGTCAGGGGCCTGATTCGATCACGATGGAGTTGAGAGATGACGGCTATTGCGTAAGTGAGCCTGCATCTGTGATTGAACGGCTAAATCGGCGTTATCAGCAAACTAGAAACAGTCAACTTTACTTTACTATGGCTTACGCCATTCTTAACACAAAATCAGGGCGACTTAGCTATTGCACGGCTGGCCACCCCAGGATCTTAGTTTGGCGAGCGAGTACGAAAACGATGGAACAGATAGGTGACGATAACTTTATCGTTGGTGCAATGCAGCCGATGGAATATATCGGTAACCAAATTAGTCTGGATGAGGGCGATGCATTGTGGCTTTATTCGGATGGTTTGATTGAAGCGAGGCAGGGTGAGGAGATGTTTTCACTACAACGATTGGCATCGAGTATAAAAGCTGTTTGCACGCTGACAGTTGAAGACCAAGTGGGAGACGTCTTTAAAAAAGTACAATCTTGGCATAGCGAAGATGAGTTTGATGATGATGCCAGCCTTTTACAGGTAAAATGGCATGGTGAGAGGCTCGATTTAAGGAAAAGAATGTCAAAGAGCGAATTTAAACGAACTTACGGGAGCTCCCTTACTCACTCACGAAGTGCGAGCAAAGACGTTGTTCGGTTTTTGATGGGTCATCAAATCCCCTTAAATGCAATTCAATCATTGGAGCTTTGTGTCGTTGAGCTCATGAATAACGCTTATATTCATTCTTACAGTGAAATAGAAGGCCTGCCAATTGAAGTGGAGTGTAGGGTTGGGGATGACCAAGTGTCCGGTTTCGTGGAACTGAGAGTCTCTGATTGCGGAGCGCCGATCAATGAAAAGACGTTCATCCAACATAAAAACAAACAGATTGAGGCACCTAACTTAATGGATGACGATAGTTGGTCCTCCTCTGGTCGCGGACTGATGTTAGTCGCTCAATTATCTGACCTGTTTAAATTGGAAAAAGGTTTCGAAAACAATACGTTTGTTGTAGTGAAAAGGAATAGGGAGAGAAACTAA
- a CDS encoding serine/threonine-protein kinase, producing MEDSNKNNSINNEESGDKTKIVKTQKRDNAIKTTKLTNNETSVKNKNETNTKLSQKENTPLVNKKKNNKDDSLNNNKDVINESLIGTTVKNRYEIESVIGHGGLCDVYLAKDKILESSGSETPYVALKILQKEFASQPETARMLIREAQQTQRLSHPNIIRVFDFGVDGEIYFLVMEYINGETLESLIQRSRPHGLKFNATLSILNQVLDALSYAHSLGVVHADLKPANVILTSEGNVKLLDFGVSKTHQLKQDQYAAKRKSENVETLGYTPNYASLNLLSGKEPNLSDDMFALFCIAYELLSCKHPYARTPVNEALKKKIKVSKPTNMPASKWPIFSSVFSTGIIPYELTPEQLKRKLNMRYWPIASGAAASILLVSGIVFGYQQQQETIATLETVISKQNDQIAGQEWQLDTPAEKSLALIDSEKSLHPVVKAGLLRLHKTYILSEFESEIDQVLNSDANNYPNYDEIESILDKAKTYYPDSHKIEVLALDIQSSKHSTLLSIARQINSQLEKSRYSKEDGNKSIYELKDELNQIHQGYPFTPSSLSSDVFGQHLTEALQKKDAAALVALIKVGNTFFSNVEEHQENLQISNAMKDAVLEMKLYETALDSNSPLPFPEDAARILFQEEFENFYSRLEKARTTTHLDNLVKDVDLFSKNFPIGFQDVNDLRFKTADKYLRFSDILLNKRRTSSARRAMKKANELMKQIEQDSKQS from the coding sequence ATGGAAGACAGTAATAAAAACAATTCTATAAATAACGAAGAAAGCGGAGATAAAACTAAAATTGTAAAGACTCAAAAACGAGACAATGCAATTAAAACAACTAAACTCACTAATAATGAAACCTCCGTTAAAAATAAAAATGAAACAAATACAAAACTGTCTCAAAAAGAAAACACTCCGTTAGTTAATAAGAAAAAAAACAATAAAGATGACTCATTAAATAATAACAAAGATGTTATTAACGAAAGCTTAATAGGAACGACCGTTAAAAATCGGTATGAAATTGAGTCGGTTATTGGGCATGGTGGGCTTTGCGATGTTTACTTAGCTAAAGATAAGATTCTTGAATCTTCAGGTTCAGAAACACCCTACGTTGCGTTAAAAATATTACAGAAAGAGTTTGCTTCTCAACCAGAGACTGCACGCATGTTAATACGTGAAGCTCAACAAACTCAAAGGTTAAGCCACCCTAATATCATTAGGGTTTTTGATTTTGGTGTTGATGGCGAAATATACTTTTTAGTTATGGAGTATATTAACGGAGAAACATTAGAGAGTTTAATACAGCGTTCTAGGCCCCATGGGCTGAAGTTTAATGCAACTTTATCAATCCTAAATCAGGTACTCGATGCACTCTCATATGCTCACTCTCTTGGTGTAGTGCACGCCGACCTAAAGCCCGCTAATGTGATTTTAACGTCTGAGGGTAACGTTAAGCTGCTTGATTTTGGTGTATCTAAAACTCATCAATTAAAGCAGGATCAATATGCGGCTAAACGTAAATCCGAAAATGTTGAAACGCTTGGTTATACTCCCAACTATGCATCACTCAACCTGTTATCCGGTAAGGAACCGAACTTAAGCGACGATATGTTTGCTCTATTTTGTATTGCTTACGAGTTATTGAGTTGCAAACACCCTTACGCAAGAACTCCAGTTAATGAAGCTCTCAAAAAGAAGATCAAGGTCTCTAAACCAACTAACATGCCTGCATCTAAGTGGCCAATATTTTCAAGCGTATTTTCAACTGGCATCATTCCGTACGAGCTGACCCCTGAGCAGTTGAAACGCAAATTGAATATGCGCTATTGGCCTATTGCTAGCGGCGCGGCAGCGAGTATATTATTAGTTAGCGGCATTGTATTTGGTTATCAGCAGCAACAAGAAACCATCGCAACTTTGGAAACCGTTATTAGCAAGCAAAATGATCAAATTGCCGGACAAGAGTGGCAGCTTGATACGCCAGCAGAAAAAAGTTTGGCACTGATTGATAGTGAAAAAAGCTTACATCCAGTCGTTAAGGCTGGCTTATTACGCTTACACAAGACCTATATTCTCAGCGAGTTTGAATCTGAAATTGATCAGGTTTTGAATTCTGATGCCAACAACTACCCGAATTATGATGAAATTGAGTCCATACTTGATAAAGCAAAAACCTACTACCCTGACTCACATAAAATAGAAGTTCTTGCCTTAGATATTCAGTCAAGCAAGCACTCCACGTTACTTTCGATAGCAAGGCAAATCAACAGTCAACTTGAAAAGTCTCGGTACAGTAAAGAAGACGGCAATAAATCCATCTATGAGCTCAAGGATGAGTTAAATCAGATTCATCAAGGTTATCCTTTCACGCCAAGTTCGTTATCTAGCGATGTTTTCGGTCAGCACCTCACTGAAGCACTCCAAAAGAAAGACGCAGCTGCACTTGTTGCTCTTATTAAGGTTGGGAACACCTTCTTTTCAAACGTAGAAGAGCATCAAGAGAACTTACAGATAAGTAATGCGATGAAAGATGCAGTGCTGGAAATGAAATTATATGAGACAGCGCTAGATTCCAACAGCCCTCTACCGTTTCCAGAAGATGCCGCTAGAATCCTGTTCCAAGAAGAGTTTGAAAACTTTTATTCTCGCCTAGAAAAGGCAAGGACGACAACTCATCTCGATAACTTGGTGAAGGATGTGGATCTGTTCTCGAAAAACTTTCCTATTGGTTTTCAGGATGTTAACGATTTAAGATTCAAAACTGCTGATAAATACTTACGCTTCTCCGATATACTACTTAATAAGCGAAGGACTTCAAGCGCAAGACGCGCTATGAAGAAAGCCAACGAGCTTATGAAGCAAATAGAACAGGACTCTAAGCAAAGCTAG
- the tagH gene encoding type VI secretion system-associated FHA domain protein TagH yields MKLVLTITSFHKFTPEIESEFVFESSDEHAKVTFGRSEQCDWTLPDPERVVSGTHGELIKFGDKYLIKDLSTNGTFVNNAVTPVGQGNEIALSNDDMVSLGDYQISVSVQTDTDVFSLETSKSLSSAPPEVVSSPSEEEFVDLGLSASELLNESVPSDFQLDIGLVDDFIDIPKPKKQSTVSETLPKVNRQSEHLSTPNFDTNGGELAAFVRGVGIDPMMIPSDNREEWFEQLGESFSLMLVGLMETLHNRAVFKQTNRLSHTAFRKSENNPLKFSANLEDAIHNLYNRQTASFLKPNAAIKEAFNDIESHEQALMKGVEGTVSSVMSLVEPTSIYSDALAKDTVINKVIPARKYAQSWKRFEDIHEKLSDDIINKESPFYLEDFAKHYELALKNKG; encoded by the coding sequence ATGAAGTTGGTTTTAACCATAACAAGTTTTCACAAATTTACTCCAGAGATTGAGAGTGAGTTCGTGTTTGAATCAAGTGATGAACATGCCAAGGTTACATTTGGTAGGTCTGAACAATGTGATTGGACACTACCAGATCCTGAAAGAGTGGTATCCGGAACCCACGGAGAACTGATTAAGTTTGGTGACAAATACTTGATAAAAGACCTCTCAACGAATGGTACTTTTGTAAATAATGCTGTAACTCCTGTGGGTCAAGGAAATGAAATAGCACTAAGCAATGACGATATGGTTAGCTTAGGGGATTATCAAATTTCAGTTTCTGTTCAAACAGATACAGATGTATTCAGCCTTGAGACAAGTAAAAGTCTTTCTAGCGCCCCCCCTGAAGTAGTCTCAAGTCCATCGGAAGAGGAATTTGTTGACCTAGGCCTTAGTGCTAGTGAACTCTTAAACGAAAGTGTTCCTTCTGACTTTCAGCTAGATATTGGTTTAGTCGATGATTTTATTGATATCCCAAAGCCCAAAAAACAGAGCACCGTATCTGAAACTTTACCGAAAGTTAACCGACAATCAGAACACCTATCGACTCCCAACTTTGATACCAATGGGGGTGAACTTGCGGCTTTTGTTAGAGGGGTGGGTATAGATCCAATGATGATTCCCAGCGATAACCGAGAGGAATGGTTTGAACAACTGGGGGAGTCATTTTCTTTGATGCTAGTTGGTTTAATGGAAACACTGCATAACAGAGCAGTGTTTAAGCAAACAAATCGACTTAGTCATACCGCATTTCGTAAGTCAGAAAATAACCCTTTAAAGTTTTCTGCAAACTTAGAAGATGCGATTCATAACTTATATAACCGTCAAACGGCTAGCTTCTTAAAGCCAAATGCAGCCATTAAAGAAGCATTTAATGACATCGAAAGTCATGAGCAAGCCTTAATGAAAGGTGTTGAAGGTACGGTTTCGAGTGTTATGTCACTTGTTGAACCTACTTCTATATACTCAGATGCTTTAGCGAAAGACACGGTTATTAATAAGGTTATTCCAGCTAGAAAATATGCTCAAAGTTGGAAGAGGTTTGAGGATATTCATGAAAAGTTATCCGATGATATTATCAATAAAGAGTCTCCGTTCTATTTAGAAGACTTCGCTAAGCACTATGAATTAGCATTAAAAAACAAAGGCTAG
- the tssJ gene encoding type VI secretion system lipoprotein TssJ, translated as MKKFYQYILLLISMALFGCSAANLVVDPYSDLEIAASHNINPDSNGRPSPVVVYVFELTSNTIFESQDFFSIYEESEKVLGPDLVNKYEVSLTPGQKETYQASMSPKTEYLGIVVAFRDIENSNWRQVIKVDKTGYNTYQVLLEDLSLVVK; from the coding sequence ATGAAAAAGTTTTACCAATATATTTTGTTATTAATTTCAATGGCTTTATTTGGGTGCTCAGCAGCGAACCTAGTTGTTGATCCATACTCAGATTTAGAAATAGCAGCAAGTCATAACATTAATCCTGATTCAAACGGCAGGCCTTCTCCTGTAGTGGTGTATGTATTTGAATTAACGTCAAATACCATTTTCGAAAGCCAGGACTTTTTTTCTATTTATGAAGAAAGTGAAAAAGTCTTAGGACCTGATTTAGTGAATAAATATGAAGTTTCATTAACTCCAGGTCAGAAAGAAACATATCAAGCAAGTATGTCTCCAAAGACAGAATATTTAGGCATTGTCGTAGCGTTTCGAGATATTGAAAACTCAAATTGGCGACAAGTCATTAAAGTGGATAAGACCGGTTACAACACATATCAAGTATTGTTAGAAGATCTGTCTTTGGTCGTTAAATAA
- a CDS encoding glutathione S-transferase family protein, producing MKLYETAMTPSCKRVSIFLKEIGGEVERIALNVREGDNLSEPFKSKSVNGKVPLLELDDGTTICESVAICRYLDEAFENDLALFGANQLERAQVEMWHRVVEFQGLNAAFQAFRNMTGVYGDRERCVEAWGEESKQRVYEFLPVLDKRLEHNYFIAVDHFTIVDITGFILISFAIKGLEIDVLSTSPNIARWYNQILARPAFQS from the coding sequence ATGAAGCTCTATGAAACCGCAATGACTCCAAGTTGTAAGCGAGTTAGCATTTTTCTAAAGGAAATCGGTGGCGAGGTTGAGCGAATTGCGCTGAACGTTCGTGAGGGCGATAACCTATCTGAACCGTTTAAATCGAAAAGCGTGAACGGCAAAGTGCCTCTGCTGGAATTGGATGATGGTACGACGATCTGTGAAAGCGTTGCGATTTGTCGCTACCTAGATGAAGCGTTTGAAAATGATCTGGCGCTGTTTGGTGCTAACCAGCTTGAACGTGCTCAGGTGGAAATGTGGCATCGTGTGGTGGAGTTCCAAGGACTAAATGCGGCATTTCAGGCGTTTCGAAACATGACCGGAGTTTATGGAGACAGAGAACGTTGCGTTGAAGCATGGGGCGAAGAATCAAAACAACGCGTCTATGAATTTCTGCCTGTCTTAGACAAGCGGCTTGAACATAATTATTTTATCGCCGTAGACCATTTTACTATCGTCGATATAACAGGCTTTATTTTGATCAGTTTCGCAATTAAAGGCCTAGAAATTGATGTGCTATCGACGTCGCCAAACATTGCTCGATGGTATAACCAAATTTTAGCTAGACCTGCATTTCAGAGTTAA
- a CDS encoding PPC domain-containing DNA-binding protein gives MSIEVIAVRLTKGMDLKLSLAKLVEQHGIKAGSIASCVGCVSDLNLRLAGAESTLTKQEPFEIVSVMGTLTPEHQHVHISVSDREGQVWGGHLQEGTVIDTTAELIIHSYSELEFTRAMDDSTGYTELQVNPSK, from the coding sequence ATGTCGATTGAAGTGATAGCAGTACGCCTTACCAAAGGCATGGACTTAAAACTGAGCCTAGCGAAATTGGTCGAGCAGCATGGTATCAAAGCAGGCTCGATTGCCTCATGCGTTGGCTGTGTCTCTGACCTCAACCTTCGTTTGGCAGGTGCAGAGAGTACGTTAACCAAACAAGAGCCATTTGAAATCGTCTCGGTGATGGGGACACTAACGCCTGAGCATCAGCACGTTCATATCTCAGTGTCTGATCGTGAAGGACAAGTCTGGGGTGGGCATTTGCAGGAAGGCACAGTGATTGATACTACCGCAGAATTGATCATCCATTCTTACTCAGAGCTTGAGTTCACTAGGGCGATGGACGACTCGACTGGCTATACCGAACTACAAGTGAATCCTTCCAAATAG